A part of Carettochelys insculpta isolate YL-2023 chromosome 1, ASM3395843v1, whole genome shotgun sequence genomic DNA contains:
- the ARGLU1 gene encoding arginine and glutamate-rich protein 1, whose protein sequence is MGRSRSRSSSRSKHTKSSKHTKKNRSRSRSRSREKERARKRSKSRETKRNRRRESRSRSRSNTAPSSRRERERERASSPPDRIDIFGRTVSKRSSLDEKQKREEEEKKAEFERQRKIRQQEIEEKLIEEETARRVEELVAKRVEEELEKRKDEIEREVLRRVEEAKRIMEKQLLEELERQRQAELAAQKAREEEERAKREELERILEENNRKIAEAQAKLAEEQLKIVEEQRKIHEERMKLEQERQRQQKEEQKIILGKGKSRPKLSFSLKSQD, encoded by the exons ATGGGCCGGTCCCGCAGCCGGAGCTCGTCCCGCTCCAAGCACACCAAGAGCTCCAAGCACACCAAGAAGAACCGGAGCCGCTCGCGGTCCCGCTCCCGGGAGAAGGAGCGGGCGCGCAAGCGCTCCAAGTCCCGGGAGACCAAGCGGAACCGGCGCCGCGAGTCCCGCTCCCGGTCCCGCTCCAACACGGCCCCGTCGTCCCGGCGGGAGCGCGAGCGGGAGCGCGCCTCGTCCCCCCCGGACCGCATCGACATCTTCGGGCGCACGGTGAGCAAGCGCAGCAGCCTGGACGAGAAGCAgaagcgggaggaggaggagaagaaagcgGAGTTCGAGCGGCAGCGGAAAAT ACGCCAACAAGAAATTGAAGAAAAACTCATAGAGGAAGAGACAGCCCGAAGAGTGGAGGAGCTAGTGGCTAAGCGTGTAGAGGAAGAGTTGGAGAAACGGAAGGATGAGATTGAGCGAGAGGTTCTCCGCAGGGTGGAGGAAGCTAAGCGCATCATGGAAAAACAGTTGCTCGAAGAACTCGAGCGACAGCGACAAGCTGAACTTGCGGCACAAAAAGCCAGAGAG GAGGAAGAGCGTGCAAAGCGTGAGGAACTAGAGCGAATATTAGAAGAGAATAATCGAAAAATTGCAGAAGCACAAGCTAAACTG GCTGAAGAACAATTGAAAATTgttgaagaacaaagaaagaTTCATGAGGAGAGGATGAAACTAGAACAAGAAAGACAACGTCAGCAAAAGGAAGAGCAAAAAATAATCCTGGGCAAGGGAAAGTCTAGGCCAAAACTGTCCTTCTCATTAAAGAGCCAGGATTGA